Proteins from a single region of Bactrocera neohumeralis isolate Rockhampton unplaced genomic scaffold, APGP_CSIRO_Bneo_wtdbg2-racon-allhic-juicebox.fasta_v2 cluster10, whole genome shotgun sequence:
- the LOC126765539 gene encoding uncharacterized protein LOC126765539: MQLQNVQAESRSNDIFMENISNENEIFMKDISNEIDDIAKNTKLEEKLDIIIANQNIIKRQQAETLAMFKQLFEKDVGSYGTRSVFPLSNLEALKKLNADIVAGSSADYIKIIKNIIAKTGIIKSIEGIFERSLIVQLNYDGIHSKYSLKECKVLIDCLFEALMKEGYSHGEFVKDLRQALKLVKNRHFKTNSILKSKK; this comes from the exons ATGCAACTACAAAATGTGCAAGCAGAATCTAGAAGCAATGATATATTTATGGAAAACATTTCCaatgaaaacgaaatatttatgaaagaCATTTCCAATGAAATTGATGATA TCGctaaaaacactaaattagAAG AAAAACTTGATATCATTATAGCCAACCAAAACATCATAAAGAGACAACAAGCAGAAACGTTGGCGATGTTTAAGCAGCTATTTGAAAAAGATGTAGGCTCCTATGGAACGAGAAGTGTGTTCCCGTTGTCCAACTTGGAAGcattaaaaaaactgaatgCAGATATAGTGGCAGGTTCCAGTGCAGACTAT ataaaaatcattaaaaatataatagccAAAACGGGGATTATTAAATCTATTGAGGGTATTTTCGAAAGGAGTCTTATTGTTCAGTTGAACTACGATGGCATTCATTCCAAATACTCCTTAAAGGAATGCAAGGTGTTAATCGACTGCTTGTTTG aGGCATTAATGAAAGAAGGATATTCCCATGGCGAGTTTGTTAAAGACTTGCGACAAGCTTTAAAACTGGTGAAAAATCGTCATTTCAAAACAAACTCCatattaaaatctaaaaaataa